The genomic segment CCCTTCAGTTCAAACTCCCTAATCAACTTTACAGTCAGGCTAAAGTTCTCTATGCTGTTGAAAATGACTAGTgagaaaatagcattttaaaaaatcgCAAGCAATTAGTGTAAGAAGGAAAACAACCTTTTTCTAATGTTTCTAACCTTTATTGAACAGTCTTACCTAGTAATAAGCAAGTAATTCCCTTtccaagttcattttaaaaagtccacAATCTATTGTTAATTTTTGGCAGTCATGTTGCATTTAAGTATAtatcttataaaacaaaatataagataataataaaaactgaagtaGAATTATAGACTTGAGGAATTTTGACAATTcaaatttagtttattttctaaataaactaAATGTAACCAAGCATCAGATGGGTAAGGACCCTAAATGTGAAACCTCATTTTCAAGTGTCACCTGTGTGTATACCTATTAAGTTCGAGCAGGCTTTTTTATGGAATACAGATGCTGATGGTCTCACCTTCTGTCTTCCAGATCAATTGCAGGATGGAGGGGCTGCTCCATTACATCAACCCAGCACATGCCATCTCTCTGCTCAGCGCCCTCAATGAGGAGCGCCTTAAGGGACAGCTATGTGATGTACTCCTGATTGTTGGGGACCAGAAGTTCCGAGCTCATAAGAACGTCTTGGCTGCCAGCAGTGAGTACTTCCAGAGTTTATTCACGAATAAGGAGAACGAGGCACAGACTGTCTTTCAGCTGGACTTCTGTGAGCCTGATGCTTTTGACAACGTTCTGAACTACATTTACTCTTCCTCCCTTTTTGTGGAGAAGGGCAGCCTTGCTGCTGTGCAGGAACTGGGGTATAGCCTTGGTATCTCCTTCCTGACCAACATCGTTGCCAAAGCCCCTCAGGCTCCTTTTCCAGCCTGTCCCAACAGGAAAAGAGTTCCGGTGGAAGATGATGAGACCAGCTCTCAAAAGCGAAGTGTCATCGTGTGTCAGGGCAGAAGCGAAGTGCCAGGGAAAGCCAGTGGTCCAGCTGTGCAGGACCTCAGCCATGCTGCCCGGGCCTCCCCAAGTGGTGCGGTCAAGACCAGCACCAATAAGCCACCTGTGGCCAAGCCGCCAGAGCATCTTCACAGCCTGTCCTTAACTGAAAAGAGTTGGCCGAAGGATAGTGCTGCAGTGTATGCAAAGTCTGTGGAACAGCCTGGGGCTGTGGATGATCCTAACAAGGGTAGTTTGGTTAAGAGAAATGCAGTCCTACCCTCAAAGCCTTCACAAGATAGGGAGGCCATGGACGATAAACCAGGAGTGAGCAGCCAGCTTCCCAAGGGGAAAGCTATAGAGCTGGCTCTGAAGAGACCACGGCCACCTGTTCTGTCTCTTCGTAGCTCATCAGAGACTCCATATCTCTTAAAAGAGACTAGCAAAGGGGGCAGTCAGGGGGAGGATAGGAACTTGCTCTACTACTCTAAGCTAGGCCTGGTGGTTCCATCCAGTGGGCCTGCCTCTGCAAACCAGAGCATTGACAGAAGTGGCCCCCTAGTGAAAAGCCTCCTCAGGCGGTCACTGTCTATGGACAGCCAGGTTCCTGTCTACTCCCCCTCCATAGATTTGAAGTCATCCCAGGGCTCATCCACAACAGCAAATGAGGCATCAGGcagtgtgttttgtgcagtgtcTCAAAAGTCCTCTTTAAAAGATGGCAGTGACAAAAAAACCCTGGATGACAGGCCTCAAGTACTCCAGCCTCACCGCCTAAGGTCCTTCAGTGCGTCTCAGTCAACAGACAGAGAGGGGACCTCCCCTGTGACTGAGGTGCGCATTAAGACTGAGCCTAGCAGCCCTCTGTCGGACCCCTCAGACATCATCCGGGTCACCGTGGGAGATGCAGCAACAACTACGAGAGACCTGCCCCTCAAAACAGAGGAAGACCAGAGGGACATTAGCAGACTCCCAGCAAAAAGAAGGTTCCAGACAGACAGAAGGTCACCCTTGAAGAAAGCAAGGGCAAATGAGCATGGGCCTTCTGTCTCAGAAGAGAACTGTGAGGAGGGCAGGAGCCCTCCTTCCCTTGACAGCAACTTCCCAGATTCTGAATTAAACAGAGAGGAGTTTGGTGAGTTGGAGGGGACGAgaccaaacaaaaaatttaaatgcaaacaTTGCCTTAAGATTTTTAGATCAACCGCGGGTCTTCACCGCCATGTTAACATGTACCATAACCCAGAGAAGCCTTACGCTTGTGATATCTGTCACAAGAGGTTTCATACCAACTTCAAAGTGTGGACACACTGTCAGACCCAACACGGCATAGTGAAGAACCCATCGCCAGCCTCTAGTTCCCATGCAGTTTTGGATGAGAAATTCCAAAGAAAACTGATTGACatagtgagagagagggagattaaGAAGGCCCTGGTCATTAAGCTAAGGCGCAGCAAGCCTGGCTTCCAGGGACAGAGTAGCTCCCCAGCACAGCAAGTCATCAAGAGGAACTTGCGCTCCCGAGGCAAAGGGGCCTACATTTGTGCCTACTGTGGCAAGGCATACCGCTTTCTCTCTCAGTATAAGCAGCACATAAAGATGCACCCGGGAGAGAGGCCCCTCGGAGTGAGCAGAGCTGCTAAGCCGAAAGAGCAGGCTCTGGCACGCGCGGTAGAGAGCAAGGAGGTTTACCCGTGCCGCCTCTGTAATGCTAAGCTCTCTTCTCTTCTAGAGCAAGGCAGCCACGAGCGCTTGTGCCGGAATGCCACCGTTTGCCCTTACTGCAGCCTCAGGTTCTTCTCCCCAGCGCTGAAGCAGGAGCATGAAGACAGGTGTGAGTACAAAAAGCTGACCTGCCTGGAGTGCATGCGCACCTTCAAGTCTTCCTTCAGCATCTGGCGGCACCAGGTGGAAGTGCACAACCAGAACAACATGGCTTTAGCAGAAAACATTTCCCTGCCTACCCTGGACCACAATGGTGAAGTGGCAGCTGCTTCCAGGCCTCAGTCTGAGCCTAGCAAGGTAAACCATGTGACTGCTCCAAAAGAGGACACAGTGTTTAGTGACTCTTCAGAGCAAGTGAACTTCGATTCTGAGgattcctcctgcctccctgaaGACTTGAGTCTTTCAAAGCAACTGAAAGTCCAAGTCAAAGAGGAGCCtgtggaggaggctgaggaggagacTCCTGAGGCCAGTACAGCTCCCAGGGAGGCTGGTCCCAGCAAGGAGGCTGGTCTGTGGCCCTGCGAGAAATGTGGGAAGATGTTCACGGCACACAAGCAGCTGGAACGACACCAGGAGCTGCTGTGTTCCGTGAAGCCCTTCATCTGCCATGTGTGCCACAAAGCTTTCCGTACCAACTTCCGGCTCTGGAGTCACTTCCAGTCCCACATGTCTCAGGCCACAGAGGAGCCTGCACAGAAAGAGGCTGAGGTGTGTCCTGTGCCCACAAATTCCCCCTCACCACCACCTCTGCCACCTCCACCGCCCTTGCCTAAGATCCAGCCCCTGGAGCCCGACAGCCCCACAGGCCTTCCTGAGACTCCAACCCctgccacagagaaactgtttgcACCCCAGGAGTCAGACACCCTCTTCTACCATGCCCCTCCCCTTTCAGCAATCACCTTTAAAAGACAGTTCATGTGCAAGCTCTGCCATAGGACATTCAAGACCGCTTTCAGTCTTTGGAGTCATGAGCAGACACACAATTAAATGACCTACCCCTCTCACCTGTCACAGAACAGCAGCCCCTGGCTTGTGAACTGTGTCCTAagacaacttttttaaaaaaaaaaaataataaaggttgGAAACTGTTATGTTTGAATTTAGATTTGGGATAAATTGATGTTGGCTAGGAATGTTCTAACAACTTCAGAAACAAACTCTGAAATATTGTGCTTCTGGACCTCAGCCAGCAGGGCTTTGATTCTGTTACTGTTGAAGTTGAGTTAATGTTGCTGAACTGCATGGTTCCTCATTCCAAGGCGTCGCTATAATCACTTGACtgaggtttttgggttttgttttctgggtagTGGGACACTAGGGTATtgttgggtttttggtttgggttttttaatttattattttggaCACCTAAGTTTGAGGTAACCCTTAGCCATGTTTGTAAGGCCAAAAACAtacaaggaagaaagggagttGTTTGCAGTATTGAGTCAGATTTTAGAATACCTtagcaataagaaaaaacaaatccCAACTTTAATAAATTATCCTGACACTTGATAAGACAAAAATTTGGTATTTTGTGGTCCTATGAaacttttttaatgaaaattgtgAGAATTTAAATCAGCAATAGTcacacttagttttttttttaaataaaataagctgtCAGTCACTTCGTATAATCAGAGATGGTCACATACTAAGGAAGGCAAAGAAATGGAAATCTGTTTGTGGAGTGCTCAGCAGTCAGTAGCAACAGATTAGTGTGAAAACCACTGAACTGTGGTATGCCGTCTGCACCACAGTGGCTTACAGTTGGCGCTCTGGAACTGACAGTGTTTGGTCTCTGCCAGCTTGAAACTTGGGTGTCGCTGGGATAAGCAGTGCTAGCATGAGGTTAGCACAGCACAGCCTCACCACATCCTAGACCACCATTCCTTCTAGGGCCTTCGGAGATTAGAGGAAGTGCCGCGTTGCAGCTTCCATGTGCTCTCCAAGAACTGTATGCACAACATACACATTTCTGCCTATCTGATGTGAGGACTTCTGTGGTAGTATTGACGTGGATAGTACTGAGAAGTCACTCTCCGACGTGCAGATGTGTACTGAAACACTAGCAAAGGCCCAAAATTAGCTTTTGCGACTTGATTTGGTACTTAGGGTTtgagcttctttttttctgttccatgTAGGTTGTAATTAAAACCCTCTACATAGGCGATATCTAAAGTTCAGTGGAGTATTTCAAAAGGCAAACTTTTGATTTCACTCTCTCGAGGGAGGAACACACCTGGAAAGAAAATTAGGGGAGGAGAAATTCCCTATTCCCTTTTGCTGTATGCTGTGTCTTCACATTTTCAAGGTGTGCTCTAGCAGAGACACCACCCGTCTGCTCACCAGCATCCTACACCCGTGGgagcaaacatttttataaaatagtcATTGACTCTATATACTCTAGAAGCTATATGTAGAATTTTGACCTTTATCTTTTCACTTGAAAAGGCTATTGAAAATCCGTAAATATGTCTGCATTTCCTATTTCATTCCTTAAATTttcagaaaagggaaataaaattagATTGCAGTTACTGATTCTTGCCATCTGCTCTTTTGAACTATGCATTTTAAAGATGAACTAAAAGTGTCCACCTTTAATGAATGAAGCTAGTGCCAGGCTAGGTAGCTGTCCATTGAACTCATTCCGTGTGGTGAGTGTCTGGTCCTCTCCCTCTAAGCACCTTGGAGTGTCACTTTTCTCTTCCTAAGGCCATCTCCCTGCATGGTCATCTCCTGTGTAGCTACAGAGCGATAATCTCCAAACCTGGCATTGCTAGTACAGTGCTCCAGGACTTGAACCTATGctacatttttgaaaatttataaaataacattgttgtaaaaaaataaataaaagaagtatttttgATCTAAATGTAGGGTCTGCACATCTGTTAGGTTTTACAAATTACCAGTGTTTGTCACCTTTTTTGTTTAGAGTAAAACAtaagatttcaaataaaattttgaacCAAAAACATTTATAATGCAGTTGTggtttttctattgctttttataCTGTATCTTAAAGGACGTCAGactgaaagagtttattttggtgtCAAAAGCTATCCTTCCACTCATGTAACTATTTTAAAtgctaagaaacaaaataatgaaagacATTAATCACTGTATTCAGTAAACAGTTTTTTAGAGGATGTTTATCTCAGCCAGCAGGCAGATATTTGGTGTTCAATAAATAGGTCTTTCACCATTGTAAATCTTTAGATAGTAAAGATATTCTTGTAAATGTTTCTCTGATTGTAATTAATTTTTGCAAGTATGGAAAGCACATTGTTTCTTGTAATTATTTAAGATGCCTGCTTTTTATGCAGTTGTGGAAAGAATGTAAACTGttttaatatattctttgttAACCTGAGAACTTGTtattgaattgtttttctttatgtggggAGGATTGAGTACattgaaaacatgtttttcccaTTCAAGAGTAAGAAATTAAGCTAACAGATCCTTACATCTCAGGGTTAGTATTTCCAGGCTGCTGAGCAAATTCTACCTTTAAAACTAGTTCCTACATCTGCGATTCTGCCAGATGTATAGCTGaccaggactgtgtgtgtgtgttctgcttttctgtttcacAATGTGTTcttctatttgaaaagattacCTGGTACTCAAGTCGTTTACCACCTGAACCTACATGTAGTCTGTGCTGGCGCTAATGATAGTGGTGACTGAGAT from the Arvicola amphibius chromosome 10, mArvAmp1.2, whole genome shotgun sequence genome contains:
- the Zbtb21 gene encoding zinc finger and BTB domain-containing protein 21 isoform X5, coding for MKTSSHRNVRCRRTGSQPASSPPTISSTSMMHSVQRAHKHSGEEERRKMCTCQINCRMEGLLHYINPAHAISLLSALNEERLKGQLCDVLLIVGDQKFRAHKNVLAASKQGSHERLCRNATVCPYCSLRFFSPALKQEHEDRCEYKKLTCLECMRTFKSSFSIWRHQVEVHNQNNMALAENISLPTLDHNGEVAAASRPQSEPSKVNHVTAPKEDTVFSDSSEQVNFDSEDSSCLPEDLSLSKQLKVQVKEEPVEEAEEETPEASTAPREAGPSKEAGLWPCEKCGKMFTAHKQLERHQELLCSVKPFICHVCHKAFRTNFRLWSHFQSHMSQATEEPAQKEAEVCPVPTNSPSPPPLPPPPPLPKIQPLEPDSPTGLPETPTPATEKLFAPQESDTLFYHAPPLSAITFKRQFMCKLCHRTFKTAFSLWSHEQTHN
- the Zbtb21 gene encoding zinc finger and BTB domain-containing protein 21 isoform X4, whose product is MKTSSHRNVRCRRTGSQPASSPPTISSTSMMHSVQRAHKHSGEEERRKMCTCQINCRMEGLLHYINPAHAISLLSALNEERLKGQLCDVLLIVGDQKFRAHKNVLAASSEYFQSLFTNKENEAQTVFQLDFCEPDAFDNVLNYIYSSSLFVEKGSLAAVQELGYSLGISFLTNIVAKAPQAPFPACPNRKRVPVEDDETSSQKRSVIVCQGRSEVPGKASGPAVQDLSHAARASPSGAVKTSTNKPPVAKPPEHLHSLSLTEKSWPKDSAAVYAKSVEQPGAVDDPNKGSLVKRNAVLPSKPSQDREAMDDKPGVSSQLPKGKAIELALKRPRPPVLSLRSSSETPYLLKETSKGGSQGEDRNLLYYSKLGLVVPSSGPASANQSIDRSGPLVKSLLRRSLSMDSQVPVYSPSIDLKSSQGSSTTANEASGSVFCAVSQKSSLKDGSDKKTLDDRPQVLQPHRLRSFSASQSTDREGTSPVTEVRIKTEPSSPLSDPSDIIRVTVGDAATTTRDLPLKTEEDQRDISRLPAKRRFQTDRRSPLKKARANEHGPSVSEENCEEGRSPPSLDSNFPDSELNREEFEQGSHERLCRNATVCPYCSLRFFSPALKQEHEDRCEYKKLTCLECMRTFKSSFSIWRHQVEVHNQNNMALAENISLPTLDHNGEVAAASRPQSEPSKVNHVTAPKEDTVFSDSSEQVNFDSEDSSCLPEDLSLSKQLKVQVKEEPVEEAEEETPEASTAPREAGPSKEAGLWPCEKCGKMFTAHKQLERHQELLCSVKPFICHVCHKAFRTNFRLWSHFQSHMSQATEEPAQKEAEVCPVPTNSPSPPPLPPPPPLPKIQPLEPDSPTGLPETPTPATEKLFAPQESDTLFYHAPPLSAITFKRQFMCKLCHRTFKTAFSLWSHEQTHN
- the Zbtb21 gene encoding zinc finger and BTB domain-containing protein 21 isoform X2, coding for MMHSVQRAHKHSGEEERRKMCTCQINCRMEGLLHYINPAHAISLLSALNEERLKGQLCDVLLIVGDQKFRAHKNVLAASSEYFQSLFTNKENEAQTVFQLDFCEPDAFDNVLNYIYSSSLFVEKGSLAAVQELGYSLGISFLTNIVAKAPQAPFPACPNRKRVPVEDDETSSQKRSVIVCQGRSEVPGKASGPAVQDLSHAARASPSGAVKTSTNKPPVAKPPEHLHSLSLTEKSWPKDSAAVYAKSVEQPGAVDDPNKGSLVKRNAVLPSKPSQDREAMDDKPGVSSQLPKGKAIELALKRPRPPVLSLRSSSETPYLLKETSKGGSQGEDRNLLYYSKLGLVVPSSGPASANQSIDRSGPLVKSLLRRSLSMDSQVPVYSPSIDLKSSQGSSTTANEASGSVFCAVSQKSSLKDGSDKKTLDDRPQVLQPHRLRSFSASQSTDREGTSPVTEVRIKTEPSSPLSDPSDIIRVTVGDAATTTRDLPLKTEEDQRDISRLPAKRRFQTDRRSPLKKARANEHGPSVSEENCEEGRSPPSLDSNFPDSELNREEFGELEGTRPNKKFKCKHCLKIFRSTAGLHRHVNMYHNPEKPYACDICHKRFHTNFKVWTHCQTQHGIVKNPSPASSSHAVLDEKFQRKLIDIVREREIKKALVIKLRRSKPGFQGQSSSPAQQVIKRNLRSRGKGAYICAYCGKAYRFLSQYKQHIKMHPGERPLGVSRAAKPKEQALARAVESKEVYPCRLCNAKLSSLLEQGSHERLCRNATVCPYCSLRFFSPALKQEHEDRCEYKKLTCLECMRTFKSSFSIWRHQVEVHNQNNMALAENISLPTLDHNGEVAAASRPQSEPSKVNHVTAPKEDTVFSDSSEQVNFDSEDSSCLPEDLSLSKQLKVQVKEEPVEEAEEETPEASTAPREAGPSKEAGLWPCEKCGKMFTAHKQLERHQELLCSVKPFICHVCHKAFRTNFRLWSHFQSHMSQATEEPAQKEAEVCPVPTNSPSPPPLPPPPPLPKIQPLEPDSPTGLPETPTPATEKLFAPQESDTLFYHAPPLSAITFKRQFMCKLCHRTFKTAFSLWSHEQTHN
- the Zbtb21 gene encoding zinc finger and BTB domain-containing protein 21 isoform X1, encoding MKTSSHRNVRCRRTGSQPASSPPTISSTSMMHSVQRAHKHSGEEERRKMCTCQINCRMEGLLHYINPAHAISLLSALNEERLKGQLCDVLLIVGDQKFRAHKNVLAASSEYFQSLFTNKENEAQTVFQLDFCEPDAFDNVLNYIYSSSLFVEKGSLAAVQELGYSLGISFLTNIVAKAPQAPFPACPNRKRVPVEDDETSSQKRSVIVCQGRSEVPGKASGPAVQDLSHAARASPSGAVKTSTNKPPVAKPPEHLHSLSLTEKSWPKDSAAVYAKSVEQPGAVDDPNKGSLVKRNAVLPSKPSQDREAMDDKPGVSSQLPKGKAIELALKRPRPPVLSLRSSSETPYLLKETSKGGSQGEDRNLLYYSKLGLVVPSSGPASANQSIDRSGPLVKSLLRRSLSMDSQVPVYSPSIDLKSSQGSSTTANEASGSVFCAVSQKSSLKDGSDKKTLDDRPQVLQPHRLRSFSASQSTDREGTSPVTEVRIKTEPSSPLSDPSDIIRVTVGDAATTTRDLPLKTEEDQRDISRLPAKRRFQTDRRSPLKKARANEHGPSVSEENCEEGRSPPSLDSNFPDSELNREEFGELEGTRPNKKFKCKHCLKIFRSTAGLHRHVNMYHNPEKPYACDICHKRFHTNFKVWTHCQTQHGIVKNPSPASSSHAVLDEKFQRKLIDIVREREIKKALVIKLRRSKPGFQGQSSSPAQQVIKRNLRSRGKGAYICAYCGKAYRFLSQYKQHIKMHPGERPLGVSRAAKPKEQALARAVESKEVYPCRLCNAKLSSLLEQGSHERLCRNATVCPYCSLRFFSPALKQEHEDRCEYKKLTCLECMRTFKSSFSIWRHQVEVHNQNNMALAENISLPTLDHNGEVAAASRPQSEPSKVNHVTAPKEDTVFSDSSEQVNFDSEDSSCLPEDLSLSKQLKVQVKEEPVEEAEEETPEASTAPREAGPSKEAGLWPCEKCGKMFTAHKQLERHQELLCSVKPFICHVCHKAFRTNFRLWSHFQSHMSQATEEPAQKEAEVCPVPTNSPSPPPLPPPPPLPKIQPLEPDSPTGLPETPTPATEKLFAPQESDTLFYHAPPLSAITFKRQFMCKLCHRTFKTAFSLWSHEQTHN
- the Zbtb21 gene encoding zinc finger and BTB domain-containing protein 21 isoform X3; amino-acid sequence: MEGLLHYINPAHAISLLSALNEERLKGQLCDVLLIVGDQKFRAHKNVLAASSEYFQSLFTNKENEAQTVFQLDFCEPDAFDNVLNYIYSSSLFVEKGSLAAVQELGYSLGISFLTNIVAKAPQAPFPACPNRKRVPVEDDETSSQKRSVIVCQGRSEVPGKASGPAVQDLSHAARASPSGAVKTSTNKPPVAKPPEHLHSLSLTEKSWPKDSAAVYAKSVEQPGAVDDPNKGSLVKRNAVLPSKPSQDREAMDDKPGVSSQLPKGKAIELALKRPRPPVLSLRSSSETPYLLKETSKGGSQGEDRNLLYYSKLGLVVPSSGPASANQSIDRSGPLVKSLLRRSLSMDSQVPVYSPSIDLKSSQGSSTTANEASGSVFCAVSQKSSLKDGSDKKTLDDRPQVLQPHRLRSFSASQSTDREGTSPVTEVRIKTEPSSPLSDPSDIIRVTVGDAATTTRDLPLKTEEDQRDISRLPAKRRFQTDRRSPLKKARANEHGPSVSEENCEEGRSPPSLDSNFPDSELNREEFGELEGTRPNKKFKCKHCLKIFRSTAGLHRHVNMYHNPEKPYACDICHKRFHTNFKVWTHCQTQHGIVKNPSPASSSHAVLDEKFQRKLIDIVREREIKKALVIKLRRSKPGFQGQSSSPAQQVIKRNLRSRGKGAYICAYCGKAYRFLSQYKQHIKMHPGERPLGVSRAAKPKEQALARAVESKEVYPCRLCNAKLSSLLEQGSHERLCRNATVCPYCSLRFFSPALKQEHEDRCEYKKLTCLECMRTFKSSFSIWRHQVEVHNQNNMALAENISLPTLDHNGEVAAASRPQSEPSKVNHVTAPKEDTVFSDSSEQVNFDSEDSSCLPEDLSLSKQLKVQVKEEPVEEAEEETPEASTAPREAGPSKEAGLWPCEKCGKMFTAHKQLERHQELLCSVKPFICHVCHKAFRTNFRLWSHFQSHMSQATEEPAQKEAEVCPVPTNSPSPPPLPPPPPLPKIQPLEPDSPTGLPETPTPATEKLFAPQESDTLFYHAPPLSAITFKRQFMCKLCHRTFKTAFSLWSHEQTHN